In one window of Firmicutes bacterium HGW-Firmicutes-1 DNA:
- a CDS encoding ethanolamine utilization protein EutJ has translation MDMNRVNQDIKDFEILIDEKICGEYEGELFTGVDLGTAYIVLSVVDKSGKAVAGAKKRASVVKDGVVVDYIGAIKIVKELKRELEEIIGKKLLKAATAIPPGVSEGSVKAIVNVVEACEFEVINVVDEPTAAAKVLCVQDGAVVDVGGGTTGISVIESGKVTFTADEPTGGHHMSLVLAGRYGLNYEEAEVLKHTKDREWDVFPVVAPVVEKMASIVNGFIHGKEVSVIYIVGGAATFVDFEKVFKQKTGLNVIKPYNPMLVTPLGIALSCLSEVV, from the coding sequence ATGGATATGAATAGGGTAAATCAAGACATTAAAGATTTTGAAATCTTAATTGATGAAAAGATCTGTGGAGAATATGAAGGTGAGTTGTTTACAGGCGTTGATCTTGGAACAGCATATATCGTTTTAAGTGTTGTTGATAAATCTGGCAAAGCTGTTGCAGGAGCAAAAAAAAGAGCATCAGTGGTAAAAGATGGCGTTGTCGTTGACTACATAGGAGCCATCAAAATCGTTAAGGAATTGAAGAGAGAGCTTGAAGAAATCATTGGGAAAAAATTGTTAAAAGCTGCTACAGCTATACCACCCGGTGTATCTGAAGGATCTGTAAAAGCAATTGTGAATGTTGTTGAAGCTTGTGAATTTGAAGTAATTAATGTAGTAGATGAACCTACAGCAGCTGCCAAAGTATTGTGTGTTCAAGATGGAGCAGTGGTAGATGTTGGTGGCGGCACTACAGGAATATCAGTTATAGAAAGCGGTAAAGTAACCTTTACAGCAGACGAACCTACAGGTGGTCACCATATGAGCTTAGTTTTAGCCGGTAGATATGGTTTAAATTATGAAGAAGCGGAAGTGTTAAAACATACAAAGGACAGAGAATGGGATGTATTTCCTGTTGTAGCCCCTGTAGTTGAGAAAATGGCGTCAATTGTAAATGGTTTTATCCATGGAAAAGAAGTCAGTGTCATTTATATTGTAGGTGGTGCAGCAACCTTTGTTGATTTTGAAAAAGTCTTCAAACAAAAAACTGGATTAAACGTTATAAAACCTTACAACCCAATGTTAGTGACGCCACTAGGAATAGCCTTAAGCTGTTTAAGTGAGGTGGTATAG
- a CDS encoding ethanolamine utilization protein EutN, protein MYLAEVRGHVVATTKNEYLVGKKLLIVQPLSPSFEPYGEAIVAIDTVGAGFSDRVLVATGSSARAIFDEKAPVDAAIVAIIDTLERH, encoded by the coding sequence ATGTATTTAGCAGAGGTCAGAGGACACGTTGTTGCAACAACTAAAAATGAATATTTGGTAGGAAAGAAACTTTTAATTGTTCAACCCTTAAGTCCTAGTTTTGAACCTTATGGTGAGGCAATCGTAGCGATTGATACAGTAGGTGCAGGCTTTTCTGATAGAGTTTTAGTTGCTACAGGTAGCTCTGCAAGAGCCATTTTTGATGAGAAGGCGCCGGTTGATGCTGCCATTGTTGCTATCATTGACACGCTTGAAAGGCATTAG
- a CDS encoding ATP:cob(I)alamin adenosyltransferase yields the protein MSKIYTKGGDKGETSLYGGSRILKSSKKVGAYGSVDQANAAIGVACVKIKDRVLKDLLKIIQEKLFVVGGELASDEKGIEKLKNQILEADVTFLERVIDELTSKLSEMPCFIVPGASEEAAYLHVARTAVRLAEREIVNLSDEQDVRVYILEFINRLSDLLFVMSRYVVEVKEDEKNNEENTVGISLELANEMAAFSIHKAQELKVPVVISIVDEGGNLILLNRMGNAHIGSIDISINKAYTSMAFKLTTETLGKLALPGEALYGIQNTNGGKVVVFGGGIPIYLKGKLVGAIGISGGSVEEDILIAEAALKNL from the coding sequence ATGAGCAAGATATACACAAAAGGCGGAGATAAAGGTGAAACAAGCCTATATGGTGGTTCAAGAATTCTCAAATCTTCAAAAAAAGTCGGAGCTTACGGAAGTGTTGATCAAGCAAATGCAGCAATTGGTGTAGCTTGTGTAAAGATTAAGGATCGAGTTTTAAAAGACTTATTAAAAATAATTCAAGAAAAATTATTTGTAGTTGGTGGAGAACTCGCATCTGATGAAAAAGGAATAGAGAAGCTTAAAAATCAAATTTTAGAAGCGGATGTAACTTTTCTTGAAAGAGTCATAGATGAGCTAACGAGCAAGTTATCTGAGATGCCTTGTTTTATTGTTCCAGGGGCTTCAGAGGAAGCAGCTTACCTCCATGTTGCAAGAACAGCGGTAAGGCTTGCAGAACGAGAAATCGTAAATCTAAGTGATGAGCAAGACGTAAGAGTCTATATATTGGAATTTATAAATAGATTATCTGATTTGCTTTTTGTAATGAGCAGATATGTAGTAGAAGTGAAGGAAGATGAAAAGAATAATGAAGAAAATACTGTAGGTATAAGCTTAGAATTAGCAAACGAAATGGCTGCCTTTTCAATTCATAAAGCGCAGGAATTAAAGGTTCCAGTCGTCATTTCAATTGTAGATGAAGGTGGTAATCTCATACTTTTAAATAGAATGGGGAATGCCCATATTGGAAGTATAGACATTTCCATAAATAAAGCGTACACCTCCATGGCTTTTAAGCTAACCACTGAAACACTTGGAAAACTAGCACTGCCAGGTGAAGCCCTATACGGTATTCAAAATACAAATGGTGGTAAGGTAGTTGTTTTTGGTGGAGGTATTCCAATTTATTTAAAGGGTAAACTTGTAGGAGCAATTGGCATAAGTGGTGGCAGCGTTGAAGAAGACATTTTAATCGCTGAAGCGGCTTTGAAAAACTTATAA